ACAGGGAGATCCTGGATATCCTGGACAATGACCTGGCTTCCGTAAAGAACGCCAAAGGCGTTTCAAACCACATGGGATCAAGGGCGACCACGGACGAGCATGTGATGGATGTTATTATGGGAGACCTGGAACGAAGGGGCCTGTTCTTCCTGGACTCGTATACCTCGGCATCTTCGGTCGTGGAGGCTTCCGCGCGCCGGATGGGAGTGCCCGCGATCAAAAGAGGGCTTTTCATCGATAACCAGCTTGACCGGGAATATATAAAAGGGCAGATGGCAAAATTGGCAGAGCTTTCACGTAAGAATGGTTATGCCGTTGGTATCGGCCATTATCGCCAGGCAACAGTGGAGGCGCTCAAAGAGGTTGTTCCGGAGATACTGGGCAGCGACGTGGTCTTTGTAAGGTTGCCCGAGCTCATCGGGCGTTTGGACGGAGAGAACGAATGATAACGCTTGGGATAGAGACATCCTGTGATGAAACGGCCGCCGCCATACTGGAGGACGGCAAAGTGCTTTCCAGCGAAGTGTCCTCCAGCGTGCATTTACATTCGCGTTATGGTGGGGTTATCCCGGAGATCGCGTCCAGGTTCCATACGGAGTTCATATGCCCGGTTTTTGAGAAAGCGCTTCATGACGCAGGGAAACGTGTGGAGGACATAGACAGGATAGCTGTAACGGAAGGGCCCGGTCTACCCGGATCCCTCCTTGTGGGACTGGCGTTCGCCAAGGCGCTGAGTTTTGCCCGGACCCTGCCTATTCTAGGGGTCAACCATCTTCACGGGCATATGGCAGCGAGTACTATACGCGATGGGGTTAAACTGCCGTTATCCGGGATAATGCCGTTCATCGGAGTGGTGGTGTCGGGCGGGCATACTAGTATTTTTGAATGCAGGGAGCTCGGCAAGTTCAGGGAGATAGGACGAACCAGGGACGACGCGGCCGGTGAGGCGTTCGACAAGGTGTCTAAGATACTTGATCTCGGGTATCCGGGTGGCCCATTGGTCGAAGAAAAAGCGCGTGGATATGACGGTGATGACCCGATCCCTTTCGCCAGACCTCTTTTAAAGGACGAGGAGAGCCTGGATTTCAGTTTTAGTGGCATAAAGACCGCGGCATTGTACTACTGGAGGGATTCTTCCCGCAGTGAAGAGGAAAAAGAAAAAGTTTGTTTTTCTTTCCAGAATGCTATAATAGATACGTTGGTCGAAAAAGTGTACCGCGCGACCAGATTGACCGGGATAAAGAGGGTGGCGGTCGGCGGCGGGGTAGTGAACAATACATTGTTCAGGCAGAGGATGACGGAAAGACGAGAGAAGGAAGATGTAGAGTTATATCTTCCTGAGAAGAGGTATTGCTCCGATAACGCGGTCATGATAGCCGCCTACGCCGAAGAACTGTTCGATGCGGGCGTGAGATCAGACCTGACTCTGAACGCGAAACCTTTGGGGTGATCATGGACACTATGACGATATTGGTGAGGTTGTTGCTTTCCGCTTTCCTGGGCGGGCTTATTGGGCTTGAGAGAGAGATGCATGGATGCGCGGCAGGATTGAGGACCCACATACTGGTGGGCATGGGATCGTCACTTTTCGTGCTAAGCTCTATTTTTATGGTCACCACAGGCGGGTTCTCCTCGTCTGTAGACCCGACACGTATAGCGGCCCAGGTCGTTACTGGTATCGGGTTCCTGGGAGCCGGGTCTATTGTTCGTTATGGAGCCGCCATACGCGGGCTTACTACCGCGGCGAGCATATGGGCTGTCGCGGCGATGGGTGTGGCGGTAGG
This window of the Candidatus Omnitrophota bacterium genome carries:
- a CDS encoding divergent polysaccharide deacetylase family protein, which translates into the protein MYKRLMLFALVTVALLSFIMVLVYLFSGRVGGGKPVKVPEPTTTQPRVRADVPSSNVKEEPPAPAIALVLDDLGYGEKLLQEIAALGIPVTLAVLPDLAFSSRVCDFADAEGLDTILHLPMEPFEVTSGLEKNTIMTDMSDREILDILDNDLASVKNAKGVSNHMGSRATTDEHVMDVIMGDLERRGLFFLDSYTSASSVVEASARRMGVPAIKRGLFIDNQLDREYIKGQMAKLAELSRKNGYAVGIGHYRQATVEALKEVVPEILGSDVVFVRLPELIGRLDGENE
- the tsaD gene encoding tRNA (adenosine(37)-N6)-threonylcarbamoyltransferase complex transferase subunit TsaD; translated protein: MITLGIETSCDETAAAILEDGKVLSSEVSSSVHLHSRYGGVIPEIASRFHTEFICPVFEKALHDAGKRVEDIDRIAVTEGPGLPGSLLVGLAFAKALSFARTLPILGVNHLHGHMAASTIRDGVKLPLSGIMPFIGVVVSGGHTSIFECRELGKFREIGRTRDDAAGEAFDKVSKILDLGYPGGPLVEEKARGYDGDDPIPFARPLLKDEESLDFSFSGIKTAALYYWRDSSRSEEEKEKVCFSFQNAIIDTLVEKVYRATRLTGIKRVAVGGGVVNNTLFRQRMTERREKEDVELYLPEKRYCSDNAVMIAAYAEELFDAGVRSDLTLNAKPLG
- a CDS encoding MgtC/SapB family protein, translated to MDTMTILVRLLLSAFLGGLIGLEREMHGCAAGLRTHILVGMGSSLFVLSSIFMVTTGGFSSSVDPTRIAAQVVTGIGFLGAGSIVRYGAAIRGLTTAASIWAVAAMGVAVGVGMYPAAVFTAIVSLSILFLSRFEERLALRKHGSMIRVTVKGDPITLKGDVKRIIDAHGGRIKSINSERSEDRDTTEMLFELIHLPRTSREDIKIDIAALPDVENVIWHA